The following coding sequences are from one Dreissena polymorpha isolate Duluth1 chromosome 8, UMN_Dpol_1.0, whole genome shotgun sequence window:
- the LOC127842967 gene encoding H/ACA ribonucleoprotein complex subunit 2-like protein isoform X2 has product MGKSKKEKRESQNLDDTQNSQDSKEVWEQKLKNMNAISKPLASRKLTKKLCKAIKKANGLKQTVKGIREVQKAVRKGGKGLVVFAGDISPIDVYCHMPVTCEEAGLPYCYVPSKEDIGSALGKTCCIIVMVKRHDDYADLYDELATAVSDLPMPL; this is encoded by the exons ATGGGAAAGTCAAAGAAAGAGAAAAGAGAATCACAAAACCTTGATGACACACAGAACAGTCAAGATTCGAAAGAAGTTTGGGAGCAAAAGCTTAAAAACATGAATGCTATATCCAAGCCACTTGCGTCGCGAAAATTGACGAAAAAGTTGTGCAAAGCTATCAAAAAAG CGAATGGATTGAAGCAAACAGTAAAAGGCATTAGAGAAGTTCAGAAGGCAGTGAGGAAAGGTGGAAAAGG ACTGGTGGTGTTTGCGGGGGATATCAGTCCCATAGACGTGTACTGCCATATGCCAGTAACCTGCGAGGAAGCCGGTCTTCCCTACTGCTATGTTCCCTCAAAGGAG GATATTGGGTCTGCGCTAGGCAAGACCTGCTGTATCATTGTGATGGTGAAGAGACACGATGACTATGCAGACCTGTACGACGAATTGGCCACAGCTGTCTCAGATCTGCCCATGCCACTCTGA
- the LOC127842967 gene encoding H/ACA ribonucleoprotein complex subunit 2-like protein isoform X1, with protein sequence MGKSKKEKRESQNLDDTQNSQDSKEVWEQKLKNMNAISKPLASRKLTKKLCKAIKKANGLKQTVKGIREVQKAVRKGGKGLVVFAGDISPIDVYCHMPVTCEEAGLPYCYVPSKEVRRCFIGLPYCYVPSKEDIGSALGKTCCIIVMVKRHDDYADLYDELATAVSDLPMPL encoded by the exons ATGGGAAAGTCAAAGAAAGAGAAAAGAGAATCACAAAACCTTGATGACACACAGAACAGTCAAGATTCGAAAGAAGTTTGGGAGCAAAAGCTTAAAAACATGAATGCTATATCCAAGCCACTTGCGTCGCGAAAATTGACGAAAAAGTTGTGCAAAGCTATCAAAAAAG CGAATGGATTGAAGCAAACAGTAAAAGGCATTAGAGAAGTTCAGAAGGCAGTGAGGAAAGGTGGAAAAGG ACTGGTGGTGTTTGCGGGGGATATCAGTCCCATAGACGTGTACTGCCATATGCCAGTAACCTGCGAGGAAGCCGGTCTTCCCTACTGCTATGTTCCCTCAAAGGAGGTAAGACGGTGCTTTATTGGTCTTCCCTACTGCTATGTTCCCTCAAAGGAG GATATTGGGTCTGCGCTAGGCAAGACCTGCTGTATCATTGTGATGGTGAAGAGACACGATGACTATGCAGACCTGTACGACGAATTGGCCACAGCTGTCTCAGATCTGCCCATGCCACTCTGA